The following proteins come from a genomic window of Chelmon rostratus isolate fCheRos1 chromosome 23, fCheRos1.pri, whole genome shotgun sequence:
- the LOC121626632 gene encoding prostaglandin reductase 1-like, which translates to MVQAKTWILTKHFDGFPKDSNFKLKVEDLPEPKNGEVLLEAVFLSVDPYMRPFSRLSMKEGDVMIGGQVAKVIQSKNPAFPVGSHVVGNCGWRTHTVCDGTGLIPIMPDWPKDVSLSLALGIMGMPGLTALYGIEEVLGLKKGETILVNAAAGAVGSVVGQIAKIKGCKVVGSAGSDAKVAFIKELGFDEAFNYKTVGSLEEALKKASPEGYDCFFENVGGPFFTAAVQQMKTFGRIAVCGGIATYNDATPQTGPYPHLIMILKELKMEGFMQSRWNHKNEESLKRMMGWLKEGKLQSREHITKGFENMPAAFMGILRGENIGKAVIAV; encoded by the exons ATGGTCCAAGCAAAGACGTGGATTCTGACCAAGCACTTTGACGGCTTCCCAAAGGACAGCAACTTTAAGCTGAAGGTGGAGGACCTCCCTGAGCCCAAAAATGGGG AGGTGCTTTTGGAAGCTGTGTTTCTCAGCGTCGACCCATACATGAG gCCGTTCAGTCGTCTTAGCATGAAAGAAGGTGATGTAATGATAGGAGGTCAAGTAGCCAA agtgATCCAAAGTAAAAACCCAGCATTCCCCGTGGGAAGCCATGTTGTTGGTAACTGCGGCTGGAGAACCCACACAGTCTGCGATGGTACGGGCCTCATTCCCATCATGCCCGACTGGCCGAAAGACGTGTCGTTGTCCCTGGCTCTGGGTATCATGGGCATGCCAGG ACTGACGGCTCTGTACGGGATCGAAGAAGTCTTGGGGCTCAAGAAGGGCGAGACCATTCTGGTGAACGCAGCAGCGGGGGCGGTGGGCTCCGTGGTGGGCCAGATTGCCAAGATCAAGGGCTGTAAGGTGGTGGGGTCTGCAGGGTCCGATGCCAAGGTGGCTTTCATCAAAGAGCTGGGCTTTGACGAGGCCTTCAACTACAAGACTGTTGGTTCCCTGGAGGAGGCACTGAAGAAGGCTTCTCCAGAGGGATATGACTGCTTCTTTGAAAAC GTGGGAGGCCcttttttcactgctgctgtgcaaCAGATGAAGACCTTCGGAAGAATTGCTGTGTGTGGAGGTATTGCGACGTACAATGACGCTACGCCCCAAACAG GCCCATACCCCCACCTCATCATGATCTTGAAGGAGCTTAAGATGGAGGGCTTCATGCAGAGCAGGTGGAATCACAAGAACGAAGAGTCCCTCAAGAGGATGATGGGGTGGTTGAAAGAG GGCAAACTGCAGAGTCGGGAGCACATCACAAAAGGCTTTGAAAACATGCCAGCCGCCTTTATGGGGATACTGCGGGGAGAGAACATCGGCAAGGCTGTCATCGCAGTCTGA